In Anas platyrhynchos isolate ZD024472 breed Pekin duck chromosome 22, IASCAAS_PekinDuck_T2T, whole genome shotgun sequence, the following proteins share a genomic window:
- the TMEM269 gene encoding transmembrane protein 269 isoform X2 produces the protein MWMVSPPADEGCHQLAWLWDHGKGIFQYTKKLFLSKQVGRAQALESVRKNAANALSMANLIMGLSSILCSLNRHYQHSCWLLLGGFLLDLADGAVARQLNACSALGAKMDDFADFTSFGLATALLLQTQGVLDGLLAIAYVLAVFARLCFFSSEIPFTYRGLPCPYASSLLVSIFLLTGGNVILLRVAAIAMILFMVDRGFYPHDKVLESQLWKKAIYAGGILAVLLLPTTVTSIYYLAWSVSYIFFPFAIWSCKA, from the exons ATGTGGATGGTGTCACCGCCGGCCG atgaaGGATGTCACCAGCTTGCCTGGCTTTGGGACCACGGCAAAG GTATCTTCCAGTACACCAAGaagctgttcctgagcaagcagGTGGGCCGGGCGCAGGCTCTGGAGTCTGTCCGGAAAAATGCTGCCAACGCGCTCTCCATGGCGAACCTGATCATGGGGCTCTCCTCCATCCTCTGCAGCCTGAACAG GCACTACCAGCactcctgctggctgctcctcGGGGGCTTTCTGCTCGATTTGGCCGACGGAGCCGTCGCCCGCCAGCTCAATGCCTGCTCGGCACTGG GTGCCAAGATGGATGATTTCGCTGACTTCACCTCCTTCGGGCTGGCCacggcgctgctgctgcagacGCAGGGCGTGCTGGATGGGCTGCTGGCCATCGCCTACGTGCTGGCCGTCTTCGCTCGCCTCTGCTTCTTCTCCAGCG AGATCCCCTTCACCTACCGGGGGCTGCCCTGCCCCTACGCCTCCTCGCTGCTGGTGAGCATCTTCCTGCTGACGGGCGGCAACGTCATCCTGCTGCGTGTCGCTGCCATCGCCATGATCCTCTTCATGGTCGACCGGGGCTTCTACCCCCACGACAAGGTGCTGGAGTCTCAGCTCTGGAAGAAGGCGATCTATGCTGGAG GcatcctggctgtgctgctcttGCCCACGACGGTCACTTCCATCTACTACCTCGCCTGGTCGGTGTCTTACATCTTCTTCCCCTTTGCCATCTGGAGCTGCAAAGCCTAA
- the CELA3B gene encoding chymotrypsin-like elastase family member 3B, whose amino-acid sequence MLTLLVPLLLVASGCQAAVLPKEPQSRVVNGEDAVPYSWPWQISLQYERDGTFRHTCGGTLIAPGWVMTAAHCISSTLTYEVVLGEYDMSTAEGSEQRIPVASSDIFVHPKWRSSCVACGNDIALMKLRHNAVLNTQVQTGQLPPAGTILPDGYPCYLSGWGRLSTGGPLPDRLQEALMPVVDYEHCTQPDWWGSLAIRTTMICAGGAEKAGCNGDSGGPLNCQAEDGHWEVHGIASFVSGLGCDTPKKPTVFTRVSAFEDWIAETIQNNS is encoded by the exons ATGCTGACGCTCCTTGTCCCCCTGCTGCTTGTGGCTAGCG GCTGCCAGGCCGCGGTGCTGCCAAAAGAACCGCAGTCGCGGGTGGTGAACGGGGAGGATGCGGTGCCCTACAGCTGGCCCTGGCAG ATCTCGCTGCAGTACGAGCGCGACGGCACCTTCCGGCACACCTGCGGGGGCACCCTCATCGCACCCGGCTGGGTGATGACGGCCGCGCACTGCATCTC CTCCACGCTCACCTACGAGGTGGTGCTGGGTGAGTACGACATGAGCACTGCCGAGGGCTCTGAGCAGCGCATCCCTGTCGCCTCCTCTGACATCTTCGTGCACCCCAAGTGGAGAAGCTCGTGCGTGGCCTGCGG CAACGACATCGCCCTGATGAAACTGCGGCACAACGCGGTGCTCAACACCCAAGTGCAGACGGGGCAGCTGCCGCCCGCCGGCACCATCCTGCCCGACGGCTACCCCTGCTACCTGAGCGGCTGGGGACGTCTGTCCA CTGGCGGCCCGCTGCCGGACCGGCTGCAGGAGGCGCTGATGCCCGTGGTGGACTACGAGCACTGCACGCAGCCCGACTGGTGGGGCAGCCTGGCCATCCGCACCACCATGATCTGTGCTGGCGGAGCCGAGAAGGCTGGCTGCAAC ggCGACTCGGGCGGCCCCCTGAACTGCCAGGCTGAGGATGGGCACTGGGAGGTGCATGGCATCGCCAGCTTCGTCTCGGGACTGGGCTGCGACACCCCGAAGAAGCCCACTGTGTTCACTCGTGTCTCTGCCTTTGAGGACTGGATCGCTGAG ACCATACAGAACAACAGCTGA
- the SVBP gene encoding small vasohibin-binding protein — protein MEPSGGRKERPKPREPAARLEKAKQKSAQQELKQRQRAEIYALNRVMTELEQQQFDSFCKQMQAPSE, from the exons ATGGAGCCGAGCGGCGGGCGGAAGGAGAGGCCGAAGCCCCGGGAGCCGGCGGCCCGCCTGGAGAAGGCGAAGCAGAAGTCGGcgcagcaggagctgaagcagCGGCAGCGGGCGGAG ATCTACGCGCTGAACCGGGTGATGacggagctggagcagcagcagttcgACTCCTTCTGCAAGCAGATGCAGGCCCCCAGCGAGTGA
- the TRIM62 gene encoding E3 ubiquitin-protein ligase TRIM62: MACSLKDELLCSICLSIYQDPVSFGCEHYFCRRCITEHWVRQEPQGARDCPECRRTFAEPTLAPSLKLANIVERYSAFPLDAILGAQRSPFPCKDHEKVKLFCLTDRAVVCFFCDEPAVHEQHQVTNVDDAFEELQRELKEQLQGLQESERGHTEALHLLKRQLAETKSSAKSLRATIGEAFERLHRLLRERQKAMLEELEADTARTLTDIEQKIQRYSQQLRKVQEGSQILQERLAEADKHAFLAGVASLSERLKGKIHETNLTYEDFPTSKYMGPLQYTIWKSLFQDIHPVPAALTLDPGTAHQRLILSDDCTIVAYGNLHPQPLQDSPRRFDVEVSVLGTEAFGGGVHYWEVVVSEKTQWMIGLAHEAVTRKGSIQIQPSRGFYCIVMHDGNQYSACTEPWTRLNVKSKLEKVGVFLDYDKGLLIFYNADDMSWLYTFREKFPGKLCSYFSPGQSHANGKNVQPLRINTVRI; the protein is encoded by the exons ATGGCTTGCAGCCTGAAGGACGAGCTGCTGTGCTCCATCTGCCTGAGCATCTACCAGGACCCGGTGAGCTTCGGCTGCGAGCACTACTTCTGCCGGCGGTGCATCACCGAGCACTGGGTGCGCCAGGAGCCCCAGGGTGCCCGCGACTGCCCCGAGTGCCGGCGCACCTTCGCCGAGCCCACCCTGGCGCCCAGCCTCAAGCTGGCCAACATCGTGGAGCGGTACAGCGCCTTCCCTCTGGACGCCATCCTGGGGGCCCAgcgcagccccttcccctgcaaGGACCACGAGAAGGTCAAGCTCTTCTGCCTCACCGACCGCGCCGTCGTCTGCTTCTTCTGCGACGAGCCTGCCGTGCACGAGCAGCACCAGGTCACCAACGTGGACGATGCCTTCGAGGAACTGCAG CGGGAGCTGAAGGAGCAGCTCCAGGGCCTGCAGGAGAGCGAGCGAGGCCACACCGAGGCCCTGCACCTCCTCAAGCGGCAGCTGGCAGAGACCAAG TCATCGGCCAAGAGCCTGCGGGCGACCATTGGGGAGGCCTTCGAGCGGCTGCACCGGCTGCTGCGGGAGCGGCAGAAGGCGATGCTGGAGGAACTGGAGGCGGACACGGCGCGGACACTGACCGACATCGAGCAGAAGATCCAGCGCTACAGCCAGCAGCTGCGCAAggtgcaggagggcagccagaTCCTGCAGGAGCGCCTGGCCGAGGCTGACAAGCATGCCTTCCTGGCCGGCGTCGCCTCCTTGTCCGAGAG GCTCAAGGGGAAGATCCACGAGACCAACCTCACCTACGAGGACTTTCCTACCTCCAAGTACATGGGCCCGCTGCAGTACACCATCTGGAAATCTCTCTTCCAGGACATCCACCCGG TGCCGGCGGCGCTGACGCTGGACCCCGGCACAGCCCACCAGCGCCTCATCCTCTCCGACGACTGCACCATCGTGGCTTACGGCAACCTGCACCCGCAGCCGCTGCAGGACTCGCCACGGCGCTTCGACGTGGAGGTGTCGGTGCTGGGCACAGAGGCTTTCGGCGGCGGTGTGCACTactgggaggtggtggtgtctgAGAAGACGCAGTGGATGATCGGGCTGGCGCACGAGGCCGTCACCCGCAAGGGCAGCATCCAGATCCAGCCCAGCCGGGGCTTTTACTGCATTGTCATGCACGATGGGAACCAGTACAGCGCCTGCACCGAGCCCTGGACCCGGCTCAACGTCAAAAGCAAGCTGGAGAAGGTGGGCGTCTTCCTGGACTATGACAAGGGGCTGCTCATCTTCTATAACGCCGACGACATGTCCTGGCTCTACACCTTCCGGGAGAAGTTCCCTGGCAAGCTCTGCTCCTACTTCAGCCCCGGGCAGAGCCACGCCAACGGCAAGAACGTCCAGCCCCTGCGCATCAACACTGTCCGCATCTAG
- the TMEM269 gene encoding transmembrane protein 269 isoform X4: MWMVSPPAGIFQYTKKLFLSKQVGRAQALESVRKNAANALSMANLIMGLSSILCSLNRHYQHSCWLLLGGFLLDLADGAVARQLNACSALGAKMDDFADFTSFGLATALLLQTQGVLDGLLAIAYVLAVFARLCFFSSEIPFTYRGLPCPYASSLLVSIFLLTGGNVILLRVAAIAMILFMVDRGFYPHDKVLESQLWKKAIYAGGILAVLLLPTTVTSIYYLAWSVSYIFFPFAIWSCKA; the protein is encoded by the exons ATGTGGATGGTGTCACCGCCGGCCG GTATCTTCCAGTACACCAAGaagctgttcctgagcaagcagGTGGGCCGGGCGCAGGCTCTGGAGTCTGTCCGGAAAAATGCTGCCAACGCGCTCTCCATGGCGAACCTGATCATGGGGCTCTCCTCCATCCTCTGCAGCCTGAACAG GCACTACCAGCactcctgctggctgctcctcGGGGGCTTTCTGCTCGATTTGGCCGACGGAGCCGTCGCCCGCCAGCTCAATGCCTGCTCGGCACTGG GTGCCAAGATGGATGATTTCGCTGACTTCACCTCCTTCGGGCTGGCCacggcgctgctgctgcagacGCAGGGCGTGCTGGATGGGCTGCTGGCCATCGCCTACGTGCTGGCCGTCTTCGCTCGCCTCTGCTTCTTCTCCAGCG AGATCCCCTTCACCTACCGGGGGCTGCCCTGCCCCTACGCCTCCTCGCTGCTGGTGAGCATCTTCCTGCTGACGGGCGGCAACGTCATCCTGCTGCGTGTCGCTGCCATCGCCATGATCCTCTTCATGGTCGACCGGGGCTTCTACCCCCACGACAAGGTGCTGGAGTCTCAGCTCTGGAAGAAGGCGATCTATGCTGGAG GcatcctggctgtgctgctcttGCCCACGACGGTCACTTCCATCTACTACCTCGCCTGGTCGGTGTCTTACATCTTCTTCCCCTTTGCCATCTGGAGCTGCAAAGCCTAA
- the TMEM269 gene encoding transmembrane protein 269 isoform X3, with protein sequence MSPACLALGPRQRQGAKHTSIFQYTKKLFLSKQVGRAQALESVRKNAANALSMANLIMGLSSILCSLNRHYQHSCWLLLGGFLLDLADGAVARQLNACSALGAKMDDFADFTSFGLATALLLQTQGVLDGLLAIAYVLAVFARLCFFSSEIPFTYRGLPCPYASSLLVSIFLLTGGNVILLRVAAIAMILFMVDRGFYPHDKVLESQLWKKAIYAGGILAVLLLPTTVTSIYYLAWSVSYIFFPFAIWSCKA encoded by the exons ATGTCACCAGCTTGCCTGGCTTTGGGACCACGGCAAAGGCAGGGTGCAAAACACACTA GTATCTTCCAGTACACCAAGaagctgttcctgagcaagcagGTGGGCCGGGCGCAGGCTCTGGAGTCTGTCCGGAAAAATGCTGCCAACGCGCTCTCCATGGCGAACCTGATCATGGGGCTCTCCTCCATCCTCTGCAGCCTGAACAG GCACTACCAGCactcctgctggctgctcctcGGGGGCTTTCTGCTCGATTTGGCCGACGGAGCCGTCGCCCGCCAGCTCAATGCCTGCTCGGCACTGG GTGCCAAGATGGATGATTTCGCTGACTTCACCTCCTTCGGGCTGGCCacggcgctgctgctgcagacGCAGGGCGTGCTGGATGGGCTGCTGGCCATCGCCTACGTGCTGGCCGTCTTCGCTCGCCTCTGCTTCTTCTCCAGCG AGATCCCCTTCACCTACCGGGGGCTGCCCTGCCCCTACGCCTCCTCGCTGCTGGTGAGCATCTTCCTGCTGACGGGCGGCAACGTCATCCTGCTGCGTGTCGCTGCCATCGCCATGATCCTCTTCATGGTCGACCGGGGCTTCTACCCCCACGACAAGGTGCTGGAGTCTCAGCTCTGGAAGAAGGCGATCTATGCTGGAG GcatcctggctgtgctgctcttGCCCACGACGGTCACTTCCATCTACTACCTCGCCTGGTCGGTGTCTTACATCTTCTTCCCCTTTGCCATCTGGAGCTGCAAAGCCTAA
- the TMEM269 gene encoding transmembrane protein 269 isoform X1: MKAAPLPRAWRDPAPTGSAPARGDGTMHNCSPPKNTASCTKKKEWGRRGGEIYPCRAPFNGFFGGVFPSPPTQISPKPRQRGPGWGGQRSAVRHLAPLAARLGEREISFLFADEGCHQLAWLWDHGKGIFQYTKKLFLSKQVGRAQALESVRKNAANALSMANLIMGLSSILCSLNRHYQHSCWLLLGGFLLDLADGAVARQLNACSALGAKMDDFADFTSFGLATALLLQTQGVLDGLLAIAYVLAVFARLCFFSSEIPFTYRGLPCPYASSLLVSIFLLTGGNVILLRVAAIAMILFMVDRGFYPHDKVLESQLWKKAIYAGGILAVLLLPTTVTSIYYLAWSVSYIFFPFAIWSCKA, from the exons AtgaaggctgctcccctccccagAGCATGGAGAGACCCCGCACCCAccggctcagccccagcacgggGGGATGGCACGATGCACAACTGCAGTCCCCCCAAAAACACCGCttcttgcacaaaaaaaaaagaatggggCAGGAGGGGCGGTGAAATTTACCCCTGCAGGGCACCGTTCAAcggcttttttgggggtgtttttccATCCCCGCCCACTCAGATCAGCCCGAAACCCCGGCAGCGCGGCCCAGGGTGGGGTGGCCAAAGGTCGGCGGTGCGGCACCTCGCCCCGCTCGCAGCCCGGCTCGGAGAACGggaaatttccttcctttttgcaG atgaaGGATGTCACCAGCTTGCCTGGCTTTGGGACCACGGCAAAG GTATCTTCCAGTACACCAAGaagctgttcctgagcaagcagGTGGGCCGGGCGCAGGCTCTGGAGTCTGTCCGGAAAAATGCTGCCAACGCGCTCTCCATGGCGAACCTGATCATGGGGCTCTCCTCCATCCTCTGCAGCCTGAACAG GCACTACCAGCactcctgctggctgctcctcGGGGGCTTTCTGCTCGATTTGGCCGACGGAGCCGTCGCCCGCCAGCTCAATGCCTGCTCGGCACTGG GTGCCAAGATGGATGATTTCGCTGACTTCACCTCCTTCGGGCTGGCCacggcgctgctgctgcagacGCAGGGCGTGCTGGATGGGCTGCTGGCCATCGCCTACGTGCTGGCCGTCTTCGCTCGCCTCTGCTTCTTCTCCAGCG AGATCCCCTTCACCTACCGGGGGCTGCCCTGCCCCTACGCCTCCTCGCTGCTGGTGAGCATCTTCCTGCTGACGGGCGGCAACGTCATCCTGCTGCGTGTCGCTGCCATCGCCATGATCCTCTTCATGGTCGACCGGGGCTTCTACCCCCACGACAAGGTGCTGGAGTCTCAGCTCTGGAAGAAGGCGATCTATGCTGGAG GcatcctggctgtgctgctcttGCCCACGACGGTCACTTCCATCTACTACCTCGCCTGGTCGGTGTCTTACATCTTCTTCCCCTTTGCCATCTGGAGCTGCAAAGCCTAA